The following proteins are encoded in a genomic region of Bacillus sp. FJAT-22090:
- a CDS encoding deoxynucleoside kinase has translation MSIPFITVEGPIGVGKTSLAKAIAANYQFELLKEIVDENPFLDKFYENIAEWSFQTEMFFLCNRYKQLSDIQKNYLSKSKAVTADYHIFKNLIFAKRSLNEVEYKKYEEVYKILINDMPVPNMVIYLDASLDVLMERIDLRGRDFEKKISPDYLEQLASDYRVFIDHFEKKHPEVPVLRFNGDELDFVQNGQDLQTILDKVDATLHRRSF, from the coding sequence ATGTCCATTCCATTTATAACGGTAGAAGGTCCTATAGGGGTTGGAAAGACCTCCTTAGCAAAAGCTATTGCTGCCAACTATCAATTTGAATTACTTAAAGAGATTGTGGATGAAAATCCTTTTTTAGATAAGTTTTATGAAAATATTGCGGAGTGGAGCTTCCAAACGGAAATGTTCTTTTTATGCAATCGATATAAACAATTAAGCGATATCCAGAAGAATTACCTTTCCAAATCTAAAGCAGTAACAGCTGATTACCATATTTTTAAAAATTTAATTTTCGCTAAACGCTCGTTGAATGAAGTAGAATATAAAAAGTATGAAGAAGTATACAAAATATTAATAAATGATATGCCTGTCCCAAATATGGTAATTTATTTGGATGCTAGCCTAGATGTATTAATGGAACGCATTGACTTACGTGGTAGAGATTTTGAGAAAAAGATCAGTCCGGATTATTTGGAGCAGCTTGCATCCGATTATCGTGTATTTATTGATCATTTTGAAAAAAAACATCCAGAAGTACCAGTTCTTCGATTTAACGGAGATGAATTAGATTTTGTTCAAAATGGACAAGACTTGCAAACAATTTTAGATAAAGTAGATGCAACATTACATAGAAGGAGTTTTTAA
- a CDS encoding glycosyl hydrolase family 18 protein, whose product MIYVVKKGDSLYSIAKQFGTNTSTLASINELPDPDVLVLGQALVIPSTPSPERPFVESNLYVEWFTEVPSSRVIEQVEKAAPNLTYMMPFAYEVLRDGSLTPMNWGTLQEVAQRNQVESAIVLANIEDGAFNASLAHTIFTDEQVKQKVFEQAVAEANKRGNKHIHLDFEYIAAEDRENYVNFIKDLKEYAEGFTISASVPPKTSAEQAGKWYEGFDYKALGEVLDFIVIMTYEWGYSGGPPMAVSPIGPVRQVLEYARTEIVPMKILMGQNLYGYDWTLPYKPGNPFARAISPQQAIQLAKERNAAIEYDQTAQAPFFHYWRDGIEHEVWFEDARSIQAKFNLLKELGLLGISYWHSGFDFPQNWYLLNEMFRVRKK is encoded by the coding sequence TTGATTTATGTAGTGAAAAAAGGGGATAGTTTATACTCTATTGCAAAGCAGTTCGGTACAAATACTTCAACGCTTGCCTCTATAAACGAGCTGCCAGATCCAGATGTATTGGTCTTAGGTCAAGCGCTAGTTATTCCATCTACACCAAGTCCTGAAAGACCATTCGTTGAATCTAATCTATATGTAGAGTGGTTCACCGAAGTTCCATCCTCGCGTGTAATCGAGCAAGTAGAAAAAGCGGCACCTAATTTAACTTATATGATGCCTTTTGCTTATGAGGTGTTGCGTGATGGATCCTTGACTCCCATGAATTGGGGGACGTTACAGGAAGTAGCGCAAAGAAACCAGGTAGAATCTGCCATTGTGTTAGCGAATATTGAAGATGGAGCGTTTAATGCATCACTAGCCCATACTATTTTTACAGATGAACAAGTCAAACAAAAAGTATTTGAGCAAGCAGTAGCTGAAGCAAACAAAAGAGGAAATAAACATATTCATTTAGATTTCGAATATATCGCTGCGGAAGACAGAGAAAACTATGTGAATTTTATAAAGGATTTAAAGGAGTATGCGGAAGGATTTACAATATCCGCAAGTGTTCCTCCTAAGACGAGTGCTGAGCAAGCTGGGAAATGGTATGAAGGTTTTGACTATAAAGCACTTGGTGAGGTATTAGATTTTATTGTAATTATGACCTATGAATGGGGCTACAGTGGTGGACCACCAATGGCAGTTTCCCCAATTGGTCCAGTTCGTCAAGTGTTAGAATATGCAAGGACGGAAATTGTTCCCATGAAGATATTAATGGGACAAAATTTATATGGGTATGATTGGACACTTCCTTATAAACCAGGGAATCCTTTTGCTAGAGCTATTAGCCCTCAGCAGGCTATTCAATTAGCAAAGGAACGAAATGCTGCGATTGAATATGACCAAACTGCACAAGCGCCTTTTTTTCATTACTGGAGAGATGGTATAGAGCATGAGGTGTGGTTTGAGGATGCACGTTCCATACAGGCAAAATTTAATCTTTTAAAAGAGTTGGGGCTTTTAGGAATCTCCTATTGGCATAGTGGTTTTGATTTTCCTCAAAATTGGTATTTACTCAACGAAATGTTTCGTGTGAGAAAAAAGTAG
- the tadA gene encoding tRNA adenosine(34) deaminase TadA, protein MNLAIAEAKKAAEIGEVPIGAVIVYKEEVIAQAFNLRETTQNATTHAELLAIQEACKKIGSWRLEETTLYVTLEPCPMCAGAILQSRIPRVVYGARDAKAGCVDSLYHLLKDSRFNHMCDVTEGILAEECGAMLTQFFRNLREQKKNQKRGL, encoded by the coding sequence ATGAATTTAGCGATAGCAGAGGCTAAAAAAGCAGCAGAAATCGGTGAAGTACCAATTGGGGCTGTCATTGTATATAAAGAAGAAGTGATTGCCCAGGCTTTTAACTTAAGAGAAACTACCCAAAATGCAACTACACATGCAGAGCTACTAGCGATTCAAGAGGCGTGTAAAAAAATAGGCAGTTGGAGATTAGAAGAAACAACCTTATACGTCACACTGGAGCCTTGCCCTATGTGTGCAGGAGCTATTTTACAATCCCGTATTCCACGTGTTGTCTATGGAGCTAGAGATGCTAAAGCCGGTTGTGTAGACTCGCTCTATCATCTTTTAAAGGACAGTAGGTTTAATCATATGTGTGACGTGACAGAAGGCATTTTAGCAGAAGAATGTGGGGCCATGCTTACTCAATTTTTTCGCAATTTACGAGAACAAAAAAAGAACCAGAAACGTGGCTTATAA
- the serS gene encoding serine--tRNA ligase translates to MLDVKFVRDHYEEVKVKLAKRGEEISEFDQFLPLDQKRRELIAKTEVLKAERNEFSQKISEMKRNKENADDLIARMREVGDEIKVLDDELRDVEEKFEYMMMRVPNIPHESVPIGDSEDDNVEIRKWGEVPSFDFETKAHWDIATDLKIVDFERAAKVTGSRFAFYRGLGARLERALINFMMDLHAEEHGYEEMLPPYLANRTSLTGTGQLPKFEEDAFLIGEEDYFLIPTAEVPVTNFYRDEILDGAELPQAFTAFSACFRSEAGSAGRDTRGLIRQHQFNKVELVRFVKPEESYEQLELLTGHAEKVLQLLGLPYRVLHMCTADLGFTAAKKYDLEVWLPSYGEYKEISSCSNFEDFQARRAGIRFRREAGGKPEYVHTLNGSGLALGRTVAAILENYQQADGTVVVPEVLRPYMGGKSVIK, encoded by the coding sequence ATGTTAGACGTAAAATTTGTACGTGACCATTATGAAGAAGTGAAAGTTAAGCTTGCTAAGCGTGGGGAAGAGATATCCGAATTTGATCAGTTCCTACCATTAGATCAAAAACGTAGAGAATTAATTGCAAAAACAGAAGTGTTAAAAGCAGAAAGAAATGAGTTTTCTCAAAAAATCTCTGAGATGAAACGAAATAAAGAAAATGCGGATGATCTAATTGCACGTATGCGCGAAGTTGGCGATGAAATTAAAGTACTAGATGATGAGTTAAGAGATGTGGAAGAAAAATTTGAATATATGATGATGCGAGTTCCAAATATTCCTCATGAAAGTGTGCCAATCGGTGACTCAGAAGATGATAATGTGGAAATCCGTAAATGGGGAGAAGTTCCTTCATTCGATTTTGAAACTAAAGCCCATTGGGATATTGCAACAGATTTAAAAATAGTAGATTTTGAGCGTGCTGCGAAAGTGACAGGAAGCCGATTTGCTTTCTACCGAGGATTGGGTGCAAGACTTGAACGTGCATTGATAAACTTTATGATGGATTTACATGCTGAAGAGCATGGATATGAAGAAATGTTACCTCCATACTTGGCAAATCGCACAAGTTTAACAGGTACAGGTCAACTTCCGAAGTTTGAAGAGGATGCGTTTTTAATAGGAGAAGAAGATTATTTCTTAATTCCAACGGCAGAAGTGCCAGTAACCAATTTCTATCGTGATGAGATTTTAGATGGAGCAGAACTTCCACAAGCATTCACTGCTTTTAGTGCTTGCTTCCGTTCTGAGGCGGGATCTGCAGGTCGTGATACTCGTGGTTTGATACGTCAACATCAGTTTAATAAAGTAGAACTTGTTCGTTTTGTTAAGCCGGAAGAATCATATGAACAATTAGAGCTTTTAACAGGGCATGCAGAAAAAGTGTTACAACTTTTAGGACTCCCATATCGAGTGCTTCATATGTGTACTGCGGATTTAGGCTTTACTGCAGCGAAAAAATATGATTTAGAAGTTTGGTTACCGAGCTACGGGGAGTATAAAGAAATTTCTTCTTGTAGTAATTTTGAGGATTTTCAAGCTCGTCGTGCAGGCATTCGTTTTAGAAGAGAAGCGGGTGGAAAACCAGAATATGTACACACATTGAACGGTAGTGGACTTGCACTTGGACGTACAGTAGCAGCAATTTTAGAAAACTATCAGCAAGCTGATGGTACTGTAGTAGTTCCAGAAGTTTTACGTCCATACATGGGTGGAAAATCTGTAATTAAATAA
- the pdxT gene encoding pyridoxal 5'-phosphate synthase glutaminase subunit PdxT codes for MAKIGVLALQGAVSEHIRSIEACGAQAITVKSKSDLALVDGLILPGGESTAMRKLIDRFEMLEPLQQFAAAGKPMFGTCAGLILLAKKLVGYDFSHISVLDAKVERNSFGRQVDSFETSLAIKDIAEDFPAVFIRAPHIVGVGEDVEVLARFEGKIVMARQGYLLGCSFHPELTADHRITAYFTEMVEDSLALTVNI; via the coding sequence ATGGCAAAGATAGGCGTATTAGCTCTTCAAGGAGCAGTAAGTGAACATATTCGTTCCATAGAAGCATGTGGAGCTCAGGCTATCACAGTAAAAAGCAAAAGTGATTTAGCTTTAGTGGATGGATTAATCCTTCCAGGTGGAGAAAGCACAGCGATGCGAAAACTAATTGATCGATTTGAGATGTTGGAGCCTCTCCAACAATTTGCGGCTGCAGGAAAGCCGATGTTTGGAACTTGTGCAGGATTAATACTATTAGCAAAAAAACTTGTTGGTTATGATTTTTCACATATTAGTGTTCTAGATGCAAAAGTAGAACGTAATTCTTTTGGTCGCCAAGTGGATAGCTTTGAAACGAGTTTAGCGATTAAAGATATTGCAGAGGATTTCCCAGCTGTATTTATTCGAGCCCCTCATATTGTGGGAGTTGGTGAAGATGTTGAGGTACTTGCTCGCTTTGAAGGAAAAATTGTTATGGCGAGACAAGGTTATTTGCTCGGATGCTCCTTTCACCCTGAACTGACAGCAGATCATCGAATTACCGCGTATTTTACTGAAATGGTCGAGGATTCGCTTGCATTAACAGTAAATATATAG
- the pdxS gene encoding pyridoxal 5'-phosphate synthase lyase subunit PdxS, which produces MTTNLTGTERVKRGMAEMQKGGVIMDVINAEQAKIAEAAGAVAVMALERVPSDIRAAGGVARMADPRIMEEVMGAVTIPVMAKARIGHITEARILEAMGVDYIDESEVLTPADEEYHLRKSEFTVPFVCGCKDLGEAARRIGEGASMLRTKGEPGTGNIVEAVRHLRKVNAHVRKIVHMNEDELMTEAKILGAPYDVLLQIKHNGKLPVVNFAAGGVATPADAALMMELGADGVFVGSGIFKSENPEKFAKAIVEATTHYQDYKLLVEISKDLGIPMKGIEISRLSAQDRMQDRGW; this is translated from the coding sequence ATGACTACAAATTTAACTGGTACAGAGAGAGTAAAACGTGGAATGGCAGAAATGCAAAAAGGTGGCGTTATTATGGACGTTATCAATGCTGAGCAAGCAAAAATTGCAGAAGCTGCTGGTGCAGTAGCAGTAATGGCATTAGAACGTGTACCATCTGATATTCGCGCAGCAGGTGGTGTTGCTCGTATGGCAGATCCACGCATAATGGAAGAAGTAATGGGAGCAGTAACAATTCCAGTTATGGCGAAAGCACGTATTGGCCATATTACAGAAGCAAGAATTTTAGAAGCAATGGGTGTTGACTACATCGACGAGTCTGAAGTTTTAACTCCTGCAGATGAAGAGTATCACTTACGTAAAAGCGAATTCACAGTACCATTCGTTTGCGGATGTAAGGATTTAGGGGAAGCAGCTCGTCGTATCGGAGAAGGAGCTTCTATGCTTCGTACAAAAGGGGAACCTGGAACAGGGAATATTGTAGAAGCTGTTCGTCATTTACGTAAAGTAAATGCGCATGTACGTAAAATTGTTCATATGAACGAGGATGAATTAATGACAGAAGCAAAAATTTTAGGAGCACCATATGATGTTTTATTGCAAATCAAACATAATGGTAAATTACCGGTTGTAAATTTTGCAGCTGGTGGAGTAGCCACACCAGCGGATGCAGCATTAATGATGGAGCTTGGAGCAGATGGTGTATTTGTTGGATCAGGAATCTTCAAATCAGAAAACCCTGAGAAATTTGCAAAAGCAATCGTAGAAGCAACAACACATTACCAAGACTACAAATTACTCGTAGAAATATCAAAAGACCTAGGAATTCCGATGAAGGGAATTGAAATTTCTCGTTTATCTGCCCAAGATCGTATGCAAGATAGAGGGTGGTAA
- the pdxR gene encoding MocR-like pyridoxine biosynthesis transcription factor PdxR: MDYLMFQLEKEAQTPLYEQLYNEIKDAIIEGKIEEGEKLPSKRKLAEYLAVSQTTIEFAYSQLVAEGFISSEARKGFFVQSLEELALIEQDLPLMAREISDTDHVMIDFSPGKIDTDSFPFTTWRKFTKETINEANKDFLQLGHPQGDYVLRQHISSYLYQSRGVKCKPEQIILGSGTEQIMPLIIRLLGKEAVYGIENPGYPLTHHLFLDDRKKSLPIPVDMDGVIVSELEKTRATVMYVTPSHQFPTGAVLSATRRSQLLSWAYQQENRYIIEDDYDSEFRYTGRPIPSLQGLDQNQRVIYLSTFSKSLMPSLRIAYAVLPEALIMQYKQKFSYYAATVPRIDQHVLAKFMESGHFAKHLNKMRKIYKRKLEMVTKTIAKYNPTVTISGEQAGMHILLTIHTSKKEEELVLLAKNSGIRVYGLREYATEDTDVATDPKIVLGFGGIDVLEIPSSINALMNAWDIKKHRERN; the protein is encoded by the coding sequence ATGGACTATCTAATGTTTCAACTAGAAAAAGAAGCCCAAACTCCTTTATACGAACAACTTTACAATGAAATTAAAGATGCAATAATTGAGGGAAAAATAGAAGAAGGAGAAAAACTTCCTTCCAAAAGAAAACTTGCAGAATATTTGGCTGTTAGTCAAACTACAATTGAATTTGCGTATAGTCAACTTGTAGCAGAGGGTTTTATTAGTTCAGAAGCTAGAAAGGGATTTTTTGTTCAAAGCTTAGAAGAATTAGCTTTGATTGAACAAGATTTACCATTGATGGCACGAGAAATAAGCGACACCGACCATGTAATGATAGATTTTTCACCCGGTAAAATTGATACAGATTCTTTTCCATTTACTACATGGAGGAAATTTACGAAGGAAACCATTAACGAGGCAAATAAAGATTTTCTTCAACTTGGGCATCCTCAAGGAGATTATGTTTTACGGCAACATATTTCCTCTTATTTATACCAATCACGTGGCGTTAAATGTAAACCTGAACAAATTATTCTTGGTTCCGGAACAGAGCAAATAATGCCGTTAATTATCCGTTTACTAGGCAAAGAAGCTGTTTATGGTATTGAAAATCCGGGTTATCCACTCACCCATCATTTATTTTTAGATGATAGAAAAAAATCATTGCCTATTCCTGTTGATATGGACGGAGTAATAGTGTCGGAACTTGAAAAAACTAGAGCTACCGTCATGTATGTAACTCCTTCACACCAGTTTCCAACAGGTGCTGTACTTTCTGCTACGCGTAGGAGCCAGCTTTTATCCTGGGCTTATCAACAAGAGAATAGATATATTATTGAAGATGACTATGACAGTGAGTTTAGATACACAGGTAGACCTATTCCTTCTTTACAGGGACTTGATCAAAATCAGCGTGTCATTTATTTAAGTACGTTTTCCAAATCCTTAATGCCATCGCTGCGAATTGCATATGCCGTATTACCAGAAGCTCTGATCATGCAATATAAGCAAAAATTCTCTTATTATGCAGCAACCGTACCTCGAATTGATCAGCATGTATTAGCAAAATTCATGGAGTCAGGTCATTTTGCCAAGCATTTAAATAAAATGAGAAAAATCTATAAACGAAAACTAGAAATGGTAACGAAAACAATTGCTAAATATAATCCTACTGTTACGATTTCAGGCGAGCAGGCAGGCATGCATATATTATTAACTATTCATACATCTAAAAAAGAAGAGGAACTAGTTTTACTTGCAAAGAATTCGGGTATACGTGTATATGGCCTTCGTGAGTATGCAACGGAGGATACAGATGTTGCTACAGATCCCAAAATTGTTTTAGGCTTTGGAGGAATTGATGTCCTGGAAATTCCCTCTTCCATAAATGCTTTAATGAATGCTTGGGATATAAAAAAACACCGTGAACGCAATTAA
- a CDS encoding serine hydrolase, producing MKKVWMTSMIKWLILPMFLVSVICGAPVETKAEDSLNLYVDAAILIDADTGKILYEKNSESPLGIASMTKMMTEYLLFEAIEEGKISWDQQYSVTDYTYKISQDRRLSNVPLRQDGSYSIQELYEAMAIYSANAATIAIAETIAGTEENFVKLMNEKAEEMGLEGYKFVNSTGLNNEDLQGMHPASTGASDENVMPAKSVAILAYNLMKDYPEVLETTKIPKKTFREGTSDAIEMSNWNWMLPGLVYEYEGVDGLKTGTTNFAGHSFTGTAQKNGMRVIAVVMKAVDANGAGTYKARFDATRALFDYGFAQFSKVEIVPAGYKIPKNKTLPVIKGKEDSVAISVKDPISMVIKTSEKDMYKPVFTPDKKNLEADVKEGTVVGKVHLEKTEGSDYGYITDKAAEVDVVTTESVERASWISLMFQGIGKFFGNLWNSTTDFVGGLF from the coding sequence GTGAAGAAAGTTTGGATGACATCAATGATAAAATGGCTAATACTTCCTATGTTTTTAGTATCAGTTATATGTGGAGCACCGGTCGAAACAAAAGCAGAGGATAGTTTGAATTTATATGTCGATGCTGCAATTTTAATTGATGCAGATACAGGAAAAATTTTATATGAGAAAAATTCAGAGTCACCATTAGGTATTGCTAGTATGACTAAAATGATGACAGAGTATTTGTTATTCGAAGCAATTGAAGAAGGAAAGATTTCTTGGGATCAACAATATTCAGTGACAGATTATACATACAAAATCTCTCAGGATCGCCGTTTAAGTAACGTACCTCTTCGTCAAGATGGTAGCTATTCTATTCAAGAACTTTATGAAGCGATGGCTATTTATTCTGCCAATGCAGCTACTATTGCAATAGCAGAGACAATCGCTGGGACAGAAGAGAACTTTGTGAAGCTGATGAATGAAAAAGCAGAAGAAATGGGCTTAGAAGGATATAAGTTTGTCAATTCAACAGGTTTGAATAATGAGGATTTACAAGGGATGCACCCAGCAAGCACAGGTGCTTCTGATGAAAATGTTATGCCCGCTAAATCAGTTGCCATTCTTGCGTACAATTTAATGAAAGATTATCCCGAAGTATTAGAAACAACTAAAATCCCTAAAAAAACATTTCGTGAAGGCACTTCTGATGCAATTGAAATGAGTAACTGGAACTGGATGTTACCAGGATTAGTGTATGAATACGAAGGTGTAGATGGATTAAAAACTGGAACAACCAATTTTGCCGGTCATTCCTTTACTGGAACTGCTCAAAAAAATGGAATGCGTGTGATTGCAGTTGTTATGAAAGCTGTAGATGCGAATGGAGCAGGTACATATAAAGCTCGATTTGATGCAACAAGAGCATTGTTTGACTATGGATTTGCACAATTTTCTAAAGTAGAAATAGTTCCTGCAGGATACAAAATTCCTAAAAATAAAACATTACCTGTTATAAAAGGTAAAGAAGATTCCGTTGCAATTTCTGTAAAAGATCCAATTTCTATGGTTATTAAAACAAGTGAAAAAGACATGTACAAGCCTGTTTTTACACCTGATAAGAAAAACTTAGAGGCAGACGTTAAAGAAGGTACAGTCGTAGGTAAAGTTCATTTGGAGAAAACGGAAGGCTCTGATTACGGTTATATCACAGATAAAGCAGCTGAAGTAGATGTAGTTACTACAGAATCAGTAGAACGTGCTAGCTGGATTAGTTTAATGTTCCAAGGAATCGGTAAATTCTTCGGTAATTTATGGAATAGTACAACTGATTTTGTTGGCGGATTATTTTAA
- the guaB gene encoding IMP dehydrogenase → MWDTKFQKEGLTFDDVLLVPAQSEVLPKDVNLSVQLTSKIKLNIPIISAGMDTVTEAKMAIAMARQGGLGIIHKNMSIEEQAEQVETVKRSENGVITDPFFLTPTHQVYDAEHLMGKYRISGVPIVNNEEEQKLVGIITNRDLRFIQDYSLIIDEVMTKEQLVTAPVGTTLEDAEKILQQYKIEKLPIVDENGILKGLITIKDIEKVIEFPNAAKDQHGRLLVGAAVGVTKDTMMRVEKLVKAHVDIIVIDTAHGHSQGVMDTVKSIREAYPDLDIVAGNVATGEATRALFEAGADVVKVGIGPGSICTTRVVAGVGVPQITAVYDCATEARKVGKTIIADGGIKFSGDIIKALAAGGHVVMLGSLLAGTTESPGETEIFQGRRFKVYRGMGSIGAMEKGSKDRYFQEDAKKLVPEGIEGRLPYKGPLSDTVHQLLGGVRAGMGYCGTKDLQDLRENAQFIRMTGAGLRESHPHDVQITKEAPNYSIS, encoded by the coding sequence ATGTGGGATACTAAATTTCAAAAAGAAGGTCTAACGTTTGATGATGTACTACTAGTTCCAGCACAGTCGGAAGTATTGCCAAAAGATGTGAATTTATCTGTTCAATTAACATCAAAGATTAAGTTGAATATACCTATAATTAGCGCAGGTATGGATACTGTCACAGAAGCTAAAATGGCTATTGCAATGGCTCGACAAGGTGGATTAGGAATAATTCATAAAAATATGTCCATAGAAGAACAAGCGGAACAAGTGGAAACAGTTAAACGTTCTGAAAATGGTGTTATAACAGATCCATTCTTCTTAACTCCAACCCATCAAGTTTATGATGCAGAACATTTAATGGGGAAATATAGAATATCCGGTGTTCCGATTGTAAATAATGAAGAAGAACAAAAACTTGTTGGAATCATTACAAACCGTGATTTGCGTTTTATTCAAGATTATTCTTTAATCATTGATGAAGTTATGACAAAAGAGCAATTAGTAACTGCACCTGTTGGGACAACTCTTGAAGATGCAGAGAAAATTTTACAACAATATAAAATTGAAAAATTACCTATAGTAGATGAAAATGGAATTCTTAAAGGTTTAATTACTATAAAAGATATTGAAAAAGTAATTGAATTCCCGAATGCTGCAAAAGATCAACATGGTCGCTTATTAGTAGGCGCGGCTGTTGGGGTTACAAAAGATACAATGATGCGTGTAGAAAAGCTTGTGAAAGCACATGTAGATATTATCGTAATTGATACTGCTCATGGTCATTCTCAAGGTGTAATGGATACGGTGAAGAGTATTCGTGAAGCATACCCAGATTTAGATATTGTGGCTGGAAATGTAGCTACGGGCGAAGCTACACGTGCTCTATTTGAAGCAGGAGCAGATGTAGTAAAAGTGGGGATTGGACCTGGTTCTATTTGTACTACTCGTGTTGTTGCAGGTGTTGGGGTTCCTCAGATTACTGCAGTATATGATTGTGCGACTGAAGCTAGAAAAGTAGGTAAGACTATTATTGCAGATGGTGGTATTAAATTCTCTGGAGATATTATTAAAGCACTTGCAGCAGGTGGACATGTTGTTATGCTAGGAAGTTTACTAGCTGGTACAACTGAAAGCCCAGGTGAAACAGAAATTTTCCAAGGTAGACGTTTTAAAGTGTACCGAGGAATGGGTTCAATTGGTGCAATGGAAAAAGGTTCAAAAGACCGTTACTTCCAAGAGGATGCAAAGAAATTAGTACCAGAAGGAATTGAAGGTCGTCTTCCTTACAAAGGACCGCTATCTGATACTGTACATCAATTACTTGGTGGAGTGAGAGCAGGCATGGGTTACTGTGGAACGAAAGACTTACAAGACTTACGTGAAAATGCTCAATTTATTCGCATGACTGGTGCAGGATTACGTGAAAGCCATCCGCATGATGTTCAAATAACGAAAGAAGCACCTAACTATTCTATTTCATAA